In Primulina eburnea isolate SZY01 chromosome 14, ASM2296580v1, whole genome shotgun sequence, the following proteins share a genomic window:
- the LOC140812014 gene encoding inactive poly [ADP-ribose] polymerase RCD1: protein MKFVKVLDSGPRDADIKRKRSAGCETYFVGATSIVLPSSSIHKLGKRRKLDGSARKCSGYVTPSGEYFLKCYSNFKKSGLPDRVMHYHNGEWNDFPQDLVSFLKKDLIKKTAVEVELGGNKILLDFVHMMQLDLNTGHQKPIAWIDVSGNCFFPEIFGDHDEAQECQYEFTEGEDLMASEPIGCNDINLHLEVDIKGLDSFSLNNSSGESCANFEKVQANKNFALKGSDEIVDSCSKIDDQNGKIERVEPDMVVAADPIDRSLDFAATKELFFQGINAFAKAIIVDIQHCTSAAVDARYEIFQKQIEITERYRGSAKVLYAWLPCSKGMVSSILKYGIGYFQRSKIEPLYGFGVYLIPANGSDLSANYYDSDENDTRNMVLCRVIMGNMEHVRLGSTQFHPSDEKFDSGVDNLEDPKHYIIWNMNIHTHIFPESVIRFKVFSNGEGSPVETESRINVSGITTYNEEPQAKGSFGHPAMTSHTPFINHSTSARIPNSPWMPFSVLFAAISNKIPPKNMELVKSNYELFTNKKISRDEFVKKLRLIVGDALLKSSILNLQGKLSPKPKTETVVPAQESGNEQGRQLSYKCS from the exons ATGAAGTTCGTAAAGGTATTGGATAGTGGTCCACGTGATGCTGACATAAAGAGAAAACGGTCCGCTGGATGCGAGACCTATTTCGTGGGGGCTACCAGCATCGTGTTGCCTAGTTCTTCTATCCACAAGCTTGGCAAGCGGAGAAAGTTAGATGGATCTGCAAGAAAATGTAGCGGTTATGTTACTCCATCTGGGGAGTATTTTCTGAAGTGCTATTCTAACTTTAAAAAAAGTGGGCTTCCCGATCGCGTGATGCATTATCATAACGGCGAATGGAATGATTTTCCCCAAGATCTGGTTTCCTTTCTAAAGAAAGACCTTATTAAGAAAACTGCAGTAGAGGTCGAGCTTGGCGGTAATAAGATATTACTGGACTTTGTGCACATGATGCAGTtggatttgaatacaggtcatcagAAACCTATTGCATGGATAGATGTTTCTGGAAATTGTTTTTTCCCTGAAATATTTGGCGATCATGACGAAGCACAAGAATGTCAATATGAATTTACTGAAGGTGAGGACCTTATGGCCAGTGAACCTATTGGATGCAATGATATCAACTTACACTTGGAGGTGGATATTAAAGGACTAGACTCTTTCAGTCTCAATAATTCTAGTGGGGAGTCCTGTGCAAACTTTGAGAAAGTGCAGGCCAACAAGAATTTTGCTCTAAAAGGTTCTGATGAAATTGTTGATAGTTGTTCCAAAATTGATGATCAAAATGGTAAAATTGAACGCGTGGAACCGGACATGGTTGTGGCCGCAGATCCTATTGATAGGTCTTTGGATTTTGCTGCTACGAAAGAACTGTTTTTCCAAGGCATCAACGCTTTTGCCAAAGCAATAATAGTTGACATACAGCATTGCACAAGCGCTGCAGTTGATGCACGCTATGAAATATTTCAGAAACAGATTGAAATTACTGAAAGATACCGGGGGAGTGCAAAGGTCCTCTACGCTTGGCTTCCTTGTTCCAAAGGAATGGTGTCTAGTATACTGAAGTATGGAATTGGCTACTTCCAGCGATCAAAAATCGAGCCCTTGTATGGTTTTGGGGTTTATCTCATACCTGCTAATGGTAGTGATCTCAG TGCAAACTATTATGATAGTGACGAAAATGATACTCGAAATATGGTACTTTGTCGTGTAATAATGGGAAACATGGAGCATGTCCGTTTGGGATCGACTCAGTTTCACCCAAGTGATGAAAAGTTTGACAGTGGAGTCGACAATCTTGAAGATCCGAAGCATTACATTATATGGAACATGAACAttcatactcatatcttcccaGAATCTGTCATACGTTTCAAGGTGTTTTCTAACGGAGAAG GATCTCCGGTTGAGACAGAGAGCAGGATAAATGTGTCAGGGATTACTACTTATAATGAAGAACCTCAGGCCAAG GGAAGCTTTGGTCATCCAGCTATGACATCACATACACCTTTTATTAACCATTCAACCTCTGCAAGAATTCCCAACAGCCCGTGGATGCCATTTTCTGTGCTGTTCGCTGCCATCTCAAATAAAATTCCTCCCAAAAATATGGAGCTTGTCAAGTCCAATTATGAGCTGTTCACG AATAAGAAGATAAGCCGGGATGAGTTTGTGAAGAAGTTAAGGTTGATTGTCGGTGATGCTTTGCTGAAGTCCTCAATACTTAATCTTCAGGGCAAG CTATCACCCAAACCAAAGACAGAAACGGTTGTTCCAGCTCAAGAGTCGGGGAATGAACAAGGCCGTCAACTCTCTTATAAATGTTCGTGA